The proteins below come from a single Prolixibacter sp. NT017 genomic window:
- a CDS encoding glycosyltransferase family 4 protein, with product MKRNSLNKMKILSLANKVPFPRKDGGAIGILNILEGYADNGHQVTLLAMNTPKHHIRENELPTDLTSKIRFLLVDVNTNIKVLSLLVNWAFSLKAYILERFVSPPFEKQLIKLLQGESFDFVQLEGLYLCPYIPSIRQNSDARIILREHNVEHEIWERTAEVEKGFKRFYLKNMAKRLRKAEIGFLNQYDILSTVTDRDKEKLNRLGNRQPAIVMQPGFAIETKPASELTGPLSIGFLGALDWIPNQIGLKWFVENCWPQIHSAHPDIQFLVAGRNAPEDLVEFLKKPGIVFLGEIEDAHDFISSRSILIVPLLSGSGVRVKILEGLTMGKAIVTTSIGAEGIPVQSGKELIVADAPEAFAKAVIQLINNPDRIQQLGHEAFRLASEHYRYDKAVIPFLQFLEKEEEVRHA from the coding sequence ATGAAGAGGAACAGCCTAAACAAAATGAAAATCCTTTCACTGGCGAATAAAGTACCTTTTCCTAGAAAAGATGGCGGCGCCATCGGCATATTAAATATTCTGGAAGGCTATGCCGACAATGGGCATCAGGTTACCCTGCTGGCCATGAATACGCCCAAACATCATATCCGGGAGAATGAGCTGCCAACTGATCTCACGTCGAAAATCAGGTTCCTGCTGGTTGATGTGAATACCAATATCAAAGTACTTTCCTTACTTGTTAACTGGGCTTTTTCGTTAAAAGCATACATCCTCGAGCGCTTCGTTTCGCCACCTTTTGAAAAACAGTTGATTAAACTTTTACAGGGAGAATCTTTCGATTTTGTGCAATTGGAGGGACTCTATCTCTGCCCGTATATTCCCAGTATCCGCCAAAATTCGGATGCCCGGATAATCCTTCGCGAACACAATGTGGAACACGAAATTTGGGAGCGAACGGCGGAGGTTGAAAAAGGTTTTAAGCGGTTTTACCTGAAAAATATGGCGAAGCGGTTGCGGAAAGCCGAAATTGGTTTTCTGAACCAGTACGACATTCTTTCTACCGTAACCGACAGAGACAAGGAAAAGCTCAATCGGTTAGGCAACCGGCAACCGGCAATCGTTATGCAACCTGGCTTTGCCATCGAAACGAAACCGGCAAGTGAGCTCACAGGTCCTTTGTCAATTGGTTTTCTGGGTGCGCTCGATTGGATTCCCAATCAAATCGGCTTAAAATGGTTTGTGGAAAATTGCTGGCCTCAAATCCATTCGGCACATCCGGATATCCAATTTTTGGTAGCCGGAAGAAATGCTCCCGAAGATCTTGTTGAATTCCTGAAAAAGCCTGGAATAGTTTTCTTAGGCGAAATTGAAGATGCGCACGATTTCATCTCCTCCCGAAGCATTCTCATTGTTCCGCTTCTTTCGGGAAGTGGTGTCCGGGTGAAAATTCTGGAAGGTCTGACAATGGGAAAAGCCATCGTAACCACCAGCATCGGAGCAGAAGGTATCCCGGTACAGTCAGGCAAAGAGCTGATTGTCGCCGATGCGCCGGAAGCATTTGCGAAAGCTGTAATTCAACTAATCAACAATCCCGATCGCATTCAGCAATTGGGTCACGAAGCTTTTCGGTTAGCTTCAGAACACTACCGTTACGATAAAGCCGTCATTCCGTTCCTCCAATTTCTCGAAAAAGAAGAGGAGGTGCGCCATGCTTGA